A portion of the Deinococcus sp. LM3 genome contains these proteins:
- a CDS encoding class I SAM-dependent DNA methyltransferase, translated as MITGEVKSKVDTVWNAFWAGGISNPLEVVEQLTYLLFLKGLDETHTAREARATRLGEEIQNPVFTDDMLEYRWKYFKHFPAPKMYEILVERIFPWMRQLGGEHSAFAKHMRDARFTLPPEKAGVLARVVDGLDKIPMQDRDTKGDLYEYLLSKLATAGQNGQFRTPRHIIKMMVDLMRPTPQDTICDPACGTAGFLVGSEEYLREHYENEIYSDPALKEHFENAAFHGFDFDHTMLRVAAMNMLLHGIPNPDIRNKDSLSSDHSEDSELYTLILANPPFKGSLDENSVAKDLTSIVKTKKTELLFLALFLRLLKTGGRAAVIVPDGVLFGSSKAHKQIREEIVENHKLDGIISLPSGVFRPYAGVSTALMIFTKTGRGGTDSVWFYDMKADGFSLDDRRNPTVENDIPDIVHRWHHRDEEQGRERTEQSFFVPKSEIVTNKYDLSINRYKETQHEAVEYDAPEKILDTLDELEIEIQAGLKRLREMLV; from the coding sequence ATGATCACCGGTGAAGTCAAAAGCAAAGTAGATACCGTCTGGAACGCATTCTGGGCGGGCGGCATCAGCAACCCGCTGGAAGTGGTCGAGCAGCTCACCTACCTGCTGTTCCTCAAAGGCCTGGACGAAACGCACACCGCCCGCGAGGCCCGCGCCACGCGCCTCGGCGAGGAAATTCAGAACCCCGTCTTCACGGACGACATGCTGGAATACCGCTGGAAGTACTTCAAGCATTTCCCGGCACCCAAGATGTACGAAATCCTCGTGGAACGCATCTTCCCCTGGATGCGGCAACTCGGTGGGGAGCACAGCGCCTTCGCCAAGCACATGCGCGACGCCCGCTTCACCCTGCCGCCCGAGAAGGCAGGCGTGCTGGCCCGTGTGGTGGACGGCCTCGACAAGATCCCCATGCAGGACCGCGACACCAAGGGCGACCTGTACGAGTACCTGCTGAGCAAGCTGGCCACCGCCGGGCAGAACGGACAGTTCCGCACGCCCCGGCACATCATCAAGATGATGGTGGACCTGATGCGCCCCACCCCGCAGGACACCATCTGCGACCCCGCCTGCGGCACCGCCGGTTTCCTGGTGGGCAGCGAGGAATACCTGCGCGAGCACTACGAGAACGAGATCTACAGTGACCCGGCGCTGAAGGAGCACTTCGAGAACGCCGCCTTCCACGGTTTCGACTTCGACCACACCATGCTGCGCGTGGCCGCCATGAACATGCTGCTGCACGGCATCCCCAACCCGGACATCCGCAACAAGGATTCCCTGAGCAGTGACCACAGTGAGGACAGCGAGCTTTACACGCTGATCCTCGCCAACCCACCCTTCAAAGGCAGCCTGGACGAGAACAGCGTCGCCAAAGACCTCACCAGCATCGTCAAGACAAAGAAAACCGAACTGCTCTTCCTGGCCCTGTTCCTGCGCCTGCTCAAAACCGGTGGGCGGGCTGCTGTGATCGTCCCCGACGGCGTGCTGTTCGGCAGCAGCAAGGCGCACAAACAGATTCGGGAAGAGATCGTCGAAAACCACAAGCTTGACGGCATCATCAGCCTGCCCAGTGGAGTCTTCCGACCCTACGCGGGCGTGTCAACCGCGCTGATGATCTTCACCAAGACCGGTCGTGGCGGCACGGATAGCGTGTGGTTCTACGACATGAAGGCTGACGGCTTCAGCCTGGACGACAGGCGGAACCCCACCGTCGAGAACGACATTCCCGACATCGTTCACCGCTGGCATCACCGCGATGAGGAGCAAGGCCGGGAACGCACCGAACAGAGCTTCTTCGTGCCCAAGTCCGAGATTGTGACCAACAAGTATGACCTCAGCATCAACCGCTACAAGGAAACGCAGCATGAAGCGGTGGAATATGACGCGCCCGAGAAGATCCTTGACACACTAGACGAATTGGAAATTGAAATTCAAGCTGGGCTGAAGCGTCTACGGGAGATGCTGGTATGA
- a CDS encoding endonuclease NucS domain-containing protein, which yields MPVETSIWKISQSVEKVPFIPLALESKLQAALEQNLEILDSGLMLIGRQVRTENNKFIDLLAVDDEGHLHVIELKKGVTPRDVVAQALDYAAWVRKLGLEDIQGIYASLQPGKKFTDDFTATFDAPLPDTVNENHQITIVASDIDPGTERIVQYLVEYGVPINVVSFKHFQVAGEEFLVRSWLIDPDDVTTEAPATKAKKEPWNGQDFYVTFKEQEWRNWDDAVKYGFISAGKGRKYSRMLQRLQPGHRVAAYIPQVGYVGVGTVTASAVPIKDFKFVIDGTDQEAQTLTFKATDALHDFDDPDLSEWLVGVEWQQTLPREQALFGQGLFSNPYIACKLTDPHTLQELAKRFPQAFQEGSLTGDTASS from the coding sequence ATGCCTGTCGAAACCTCAATCTGGAAAATCAGTCAGTCCGTCGAGAAGGTTCCATTCATCCCCCTGGCCCTGGAAAGCAAACTTCAAGCTGCGTTGGAACAGAACCTGGAGATCCTCGACTCTGGCCTCATGCTCATCGGGCGGCAGGTACGAACCGAGAACAACAAATTCATTGACCTCCTCGCCGTGGACGACGAGGGTCACCTGCACGTCATCGAACTCAAGAAAGGCGTCACTCCCCGGGACGTCGTCGCGCAGGCCCTCGATTACGCCGCCTGGGTCAGAAAGCTTGGCCTGGAGGACATTCAAGGGATTTACGCCAGCCTCCAGCCAGGAAAAAAGTTCACGGATGACTTCACCGCCACCTTCGACGCGCCGTTGCCGGACACCGTGAACGAGAATCACCAGATCACCATCGTGGCCTCCGATATCGACCCCGGCACGGAGCGGATCGTGCAGTACCTCGTGGAGTACGGTGTGCCGATCAACGTGGTGTCCTTCAAGCATTTCCAGGTTGCCGGGGAGGAGTTCCTGGTCCGGTCGTGGCTGATCGACCCGGACGACGTGACTACCGAAGCACCCGCAACGAAAGCCAAGAAAGAACCCTGGAATGGGCAGGATTTCTACGTCACCTTCAAAGAACAGGAATGGCGCAACTGGGACGACGCGGTCAAATACGGATTTATCAGCGCCGGCAAGGGCCGGAAGTACAGCCGCATGCTGCAGCGGCTTCAGCCGGGGCACCGGGTCGCCGCGTACATCCCGCAGGTTGGATACGTCGGGGTCGGCACAGTGACGGCCTCCGCCGTTCCCATCAAGGACTTCAAATTCGTGATCGATGGCACTGACCAGGAAGCGCAGACATTGACCTTCAAAGCGACGGACGCCCTACATGACTTCGACGACCCGGACCTGTCCGAGTGGCTGGTCGGCGTGGAGTGGCAACAAACCCTGCCCAGAGAGCAGGCCCTGTTCGGGCAGGGACTCTTCTCAAACCCCTATATCGCCTGCAAACTCACTGACCCCCACACTCTCCAGGAGTTGGCCAAGCGCTTCCCGCAGGCGTTTCAAGAAGGCAGCCTGACAGGGGACACCGCCTCATCCTGA